A part of Brassica rapa cultivar Chiifu-401-42 chromosome A05, CAAS_Brap_v3.01, whole genome shotgun sequence genomic DNA contains:
- the LOC103866476 gene encoding uncharacterized protein LOC103866476, whose protein sequence is MDSSREAKHDQEEERREDEAAASLVDVNLMVVLLSQLCTKDDEDDKNLEKERRDHVAHEIRESRARANKRFMKEPKLMEKRTHVLQPMAKEFRSRRM, encoded by the exons ATGGATTCATCTCGTGAAGCTAAACACGATCAGGAGgaggagagaagagaagatgaaGCAGCTGCTTCTTTGGTGGATGTAAATCTCATGGTGGTGCTTCTCTCTCAGCTTTGTACGAAGGACGACGAAGATGATAAGAATttggagaaagagagaagagatcATGTTGCGCATGAGATTCGTGAATCCAGAGCACGTGCAAACAAGAGGTTtatgaaggaaccaaagctcaTGGAGAAAAGGACACATGTGCTTCAACCCATGGCTAAGGAATTCAG GTCCAGGAGAATGTGA
- the LOC103866477 gene encoding protein SUPPRESSOR OF PHYA-105 1, with amino-acid sequence MNVMERVGEETVGSNNVQLKGGRVDDVPCTTLHMVSAESDAGRSDSAPHRNKPVEESPGDKISVEELTYRAAVQGSSHNHMESSRPAGKFEHLYRLGSSAFRGGDVDSQPRDVDQMLSRIRQQLAGAPSERQSLVKPFVNKRSDQNLEAFSERLRAAGGENSVGPAWISDGVQLKMTPLSSSSFSQLILKRAMKGKGVVGKHQDAPPPEFVCEQDGVCKDKKLDISSKSPVAQEPIPKGNGILSHGQGIHTSSGISLREFIRSSYGKREKRHSLSLFRQLVELIGSAHSQGLFLLELRPSLFALVPSKKLRYNGTFGKSNVESDVDEDLNRKRHVIQESSVVGRDLKKRRMDLNAPGNQLLQAISTGRPCKRKSPLIDLNVVDVRNPDSCELQQQSYMKNLGVPSVTRKQSMSTWLEEQWYTCPEEINGEDIGEKSNIYALGVLLFELLCHCESSEMHAAMMADLRHRILPPAFLSRYPKEAGFCLWLLHPEPSSRPTAREILKSELICVEDSVKSTAADEEISELLLHFLSSLEKQKKKNASKLLQDIQTLEDDIKEAERRYSSKSSLVRSHEIIESKVQSSPIGERCTTASGALFVPTANTDRLMSNIRQLEEAYFFMRSQMKLSDSAASARSDKSLLKDKDKWSENQNKDQDARTKGKSSDQLEVFFEGLCKFARYSKFETCGTIRSGDLLNSASVVCSLSFDPDEEHIAAAGISKKIKIFDFNAFMNESVGVHYPLVEMVNKSKLSCVCWNSYIKNYLASTDYDGVVQIWDAGTGQGFSQYTEHQKRAWSVDFSPSDPTKFVSGSDDCSVKLWSVNEKRSLGTIWSPANVCCVQFSAYSNHLLAFGSADYKVYCYDLRYVKTPWCTLAGHEKAVSYVKFMDSETIVTASTDNSLKLWNLNKTNSTGLSTGACSMTYKGHTNQKNFVGLSVLDGYIACGSETNEVYSYYRSLPMPMTSYKFGSVDPISGNEYFDDNGQFVSSVCWRKKSNMLVAANSTGNMKLLKLV; translated from the exons ATGAATGTTATGGAAAGAGTGGGTGAAGAAACAGTAGGGAGTAACAACGTGCAATTGAAAGGAGGAAGAGTTGATGATGTTCCTTGCACTACGCTTCATATGGTGAGTGCTGAATCAGATGCTGGGAGGAGCGATTCAGCTCCTCACAGGAACAAGCCTGTTGAGGAATCTCCAGGGGATAAGATCTCTGTGGAAGAGCTGACTTATAGAGCTGCTGTTCAAGGGAGTAGTCATAATCATATGGAGAGTTCTAGGCCCGCTGGCAAGTTTGAGCATCTCTACCGTCTCGGCTCTTCTGCGTTTAGGGGAGGAGATGTTGATTCTCAGCCACGTGATGTGGATCAGATGTTGTCGAGGATCAGGCAGCAGCTCGCGGGGGCTCCTTCCGAGAGGCAAAGCTTGGTGAAGCCTTTTGTGAACAAGAGGAGCGATCAGAATCTCGAGGCTTTCTCCGAGCGTCTGAGAGCAGCTGGTGGAGAGAACAGCGTGGGGCCTGCGTGGATCAGCGACGGTGTCCAGTTGAAAATGACTCCGTTGAGTTCTTCCAGTTTTTCTCAGCTGATACTTAAAAGAGCTATGAAGGGGAAAGGCGTGGTTGGTAAACACCAGGATGCTCCCCCTCCTGAGTTTGTTTGTGAGCAAGATGGTGTTTGCAAGGATAAAAAGTTGGATATTAGCAGCAAGTCGCCTGTTGCTCAAGAACCGATCCCGAAAGGTAATGGGATTTTATCGCATGGTCAAGGGATTCATACTTCTAGTGGAATCAGTTTGAGGGAGTTTATTAGATCGAGTTATGGTAAACGAGAGAAACGACACAGCCTTTCTCTATTTAGGCAGCTGGTGGAGCTGATTGGCTCAGCTCATTCGCAAGGATTGTTTTTGCTTGAACTGAGACCATCGCTTTTCGCTTTGGTCCCGTCGAAGAAACTTAGATATAATGGTACTTTTGGAAAGAGCAATGTAGAGTCGGATGTTGACGAAGATTTGAATAGGAAGAGGCACGTGATTCAGGAATCATCTGTTGTGGGTAGGGAtttgaagaagagaagaatggACTTGAATGCTCCAGGGAATCAACTTCTTCAGGCAATTTCGACTGGGAGACCTTGCAAAAGGAAAAGTCCCTTGATTGATTTAAACGTGGTTGATGTACGTAATCCAGACAGTTGTGAACTTCAACAGCAAAGCTATATGAAAAATTTAGGCGTGCCTTCAGTGACGAGAAAACAGTCCATGTCCACTTGGCTAGAAGAGCAATGGTATACTTGTCCAGAGGAAATAAATGGAGAAGATATCGGAGAAAAGTCGAATATATATGCTCTTGGTGTTCTTCTATTTGAG CTTCTATGCCATTGTGAGTCCAGTGAGATGCATGCTGCAATGATGGCAGATTTACGTCATCGTATTCTCCCACCAGCATTTCTCTCAAGATACCCAAAGGAAGCTGGATTTTGTCTTTGGCTTCTACATCCTGAGCCTTCCTCCCGACCAACAGCTAG AGAAATACTGAAGTCTGAGTTGATATGTGTGGAGGATTCAGTTAAATCGACTGCGGCTGACGAGGAGATATCTGAGCTGTTACTTCATTTTTTGTCTTCACTTGaaaagcagaagaagaaaaatgcaTCTAAGCTTTTGCAAGAcatccaaaccttggaggatgATATCAAAGAGGCCGAGCGAAGATATTCTTCAAAATCATCGCTGGTGAGATCTCATGAAATTATTGAAAGCAAAGTGCAATCATCTCCCATAGGCGAGCGCTGTACAACTGCTTCTGGCGCCTTGTTTGTACCAACTGCTAATACAGACAGGCTGATGAGTAATATTCGTCAACTTGAAGAGGCATATTTCTTCATGAGGTCACAAATGAAGTTATCGGATTCTGCGGCTAGTGCCCGTTCTGACAAAAGCCTTCTAAAGGACAAGGACAAGTGGTCtgaaaaccaaaataaggatcaggATGCGAGAACCAAAGGAAAATCGTCGGATCAACTGGAAGTGTTTTTCGAGGGGTTGTGCAAATTTGCTCGGTATAGCAAGTTCGAAACCTGTGGAACAATCAGAAGTGGAGACCTTTTAAACTCCGCCAGTGTGGTCTGCTCATTGAGTTTCGACCCTGATGAGGAACACATAGCAGCTGCTGGGATATCAAAGAAAATCAAGATTTTTGACTTCAACGCATTTATGAATGAATCTGTCGGTGTTCATTATCCACTAGTGGAGATGGTCAACAAATCGAAATTAAGCTGCGTTTGCTGGAATAGTTACATCAAAAACTACTTGGCCTCTACTGACTATGATGGTGTAGTCCAG ATATGGGATGCTGGGACTGGACAAGGATTTTCCCAATACACAGAACACCAGAAGAGAGCCTGGTCAGTTGATTTTTCTCCATCTGACCCTACAAAATTTGTCAGTGGAAGTGATGACTGTTCAGTAAAGCTTTGGAGCGTCAATGAG AAACGGTCATTAGGAACAATCTGGAGTCCAGCAAATGTGTGTTGCGTGCAATTCTCTGCATATTCCAATCATTTACTGGCATTTGGGTCAGCTGATTACAAGGTCTATTGCTATGATCTTCGTTACGTCAAAACTCCTTGGTGCACATTGGCTGGCCACGAGAAAGCTGTTAGCTACGTTAAATTTATGGATTCAGAGACCATCGTCACTGCTTCCACTGATAACTCTCTCAAGCTTTGGAATCTCAACAAGACAAATTCCACTGGTTTGTCTACTGGTGCTTGTTCAATGACGTATAAAGGACATACAAATCAAAAG AACTTTGTCGGATTATCGGTCTTGGATGGATACATAGCCTGTGGTTCAGAGACCAATGAG GTATATAGTTACTATAGATCCTTACCGATGCCAATGACTTCATACAAGTTTGGATCGGTGGATCCCATATCTGGGAACGAATACTTTGATGACAATGGACAGTTTGTGTCGAGCGTCTGTTGGAGAAAAAAATCGAATATGCTTGTAGCTGCGAATTCTACCGGAAACATGAAGCTACTAAAACTGGTTTGA
- the LOC103866478 gene encoding arabinogalactan protein 16, whose product MASRNSVAGFALFTFVFAVFSSLAGAQTLAPAPAPTSDGTSIDQGIAYLLMVVALVLTYLIHPLDASSSLSFF is encoded by the exons ATGGCGTCGAGAAACTCCGTAGCCGGATTCGCGTTATTCACATTCGTATTCGCCGTCTTCTCGTCTCTCGCCGGCGCTCAAACCCTAGCTCCCGCTCCTGCTCCCACCAGTGATG GGACATCGATAGATCAAGGGATAGCGTATTTGCTAATGGTGGTGGCGCTCGTGCTCACTTACCTAATCCATCCTCTCGATGCATCTTCTTCCCTCAGCttcttctga
- the LOC103866479 gene encoding mitochondrial carrier protein MTM1 isoform X2: MSSSKSSVRNDFMQEGFSRLWRGTNASLALAVPTVGIYMPFYDYFRNVMEDFTAEKSPSLRPYVPLVAGTIARSLACISIYPVELARTRMQAFKGTQRGVKLPGVWKTLVDAVNPVKGSSSNGQNYRMLWTGLGAQLARDVPFSAICWSILEPTRRSILSFVGEEPRAGSIIGANFTAGFVAGAVAGAATCPLDVAKTRRQIEKDRDRAMKMTTRQTLAEIWRDGGMRGMFSGAGARVGRAGPSVAIVVSFYEVVKYGLHHFHQQ, from the exons ATGTCTTCATCAAAATCATCCGTCAG GAACGACTTTATGCAGGAAGGGTTTTCTAGGCTTTGGAGAGGTACTAACGCTAGTTTAGCCTTGGCCGTTCCAACC GTTGGGATCTACATGCCTTTTTATGATTATTTCCGCAATGTAATGGAGGATTTCACGGCGGAGAAGTCTCCATCTTTGAGGCCTTATGTCCCACTTGTTGCCGGGACTATAGCACGCTCCTTGGCTTGTATCTCTATTTATCCTGTTGAGTTGGCAAGGACGCGTATGCAG GCATTTAAGGGAACGCAAAGAGGTGTGAAACTTCCTGGCGTTTGGAAGACGTTAGTTGACGCTGTGAATCCAGTCAAAGGTTCTTCAAGTAATGGACAAAACTACAGGATGTTGTGGACTGGTCTTGGTGCTCAACTTGCTAGGGATGTTCCCTTCTCTGCTATCTGCTGGTCGATACTTGAGCCT ACACGGAGAAGCATTCTCTCTTTCGTGGGTGAAGAACCAAGGGCGGGGAGTATAATAGGAGCAAACTTCACTGCTGGTTTTGTTGCTGGTGCGGTTGCTGGTGCTGCTACTTGCCCACTTGATGTTGCAAAGACTCGGCGTCAAATAGAG AAGGATAGAGATAGAGCTATGAAAATGACCACAAGACAAACCTTGGCTGAGATTTGGAG GGATGGAGGAATGAGAGGGATGTTTAGTGGAGCAGGGGCTAGAGTTGGAAGGGCAGGACCATCTGTAGCCATTGTGGTTTCCTTTTACGAAGTGGTCAAGTACGGACTCCACCACTTTCACCAACAGTAG
- the LOC103866479 gene encoding mitochondrial carrier protein MTM1 isoform X1, with the protein MVVEEEAKLESKSKPMVNENLRFGERALSAGGAAFISAVIVNPLDVVKTRLQAQAAGVPYQGSCRLGCFEPNSTVAHDLRGSSSPGVCRITGSATVCSDHQYKGTLDVFIKIIRQEGFSRLWRGTNASLALAVPTVGIYMPFYDYFRNVMEDFTAEKSPSLRPYVPLVAGTIARSLACISIYPVELARTRMQAFKGTQRGVKLPGVWKTLVDAVNPVKGSSSNGQNYRMLWTGLGAQLARDVPFSAICWSILEPTRRSILSFVGEEPRAGSIIGANFTAGFVAGAVAGAATCPLDVAKTRRQIEKDRDRAMKMTTRQTLAEIWRDGGMRGMFSGAGARVGRAGPSVAIVVSFYEVVKYGLHHFHQQ; encoded by the exons ATGGTGGTGGAAGAAGAAGCGAAATTGGAATCAAAATCGAAACCGATGGTGAATGAGAATTTGAGATTCGGAGAAAGAGCTTTATCCGCCGGCGGCGCCGCTTTTATATCGGCGGTCATAGTCAATCCTCTCGATGTCGTCAAG ACAAGGTTACAAGCTCAGGCTGCAGGTGTTCCGTACCAAGGATCATGTCGTCTTGGTTGTTTCGAACCCAATTCAACG GTGGCACATGATTTGAGAGGTAGTAGCTCTCCGGGGGTGTGTCGTATCACTGGCTCTGCAACTGTATGTTCAGATCATCAGTACAAGGGAACACTTGATGTCTTCATCAAAATCATCCGTCAG GAAGGGTTTTCTAGGCTTTGGAGAGGTACTAACGCTAGTTTAGCCTTGGCCGTTCCAACC GTTGGGATCTACATGCCTTTTTATGATTATTTCCGCAATGTAATGGAGGATTTCACGGCGGAGAAGTCTCCATCTTTGAGGCCTTATGTCCCACTTGTTGCCGGGACTATAGCACGCTCCTTGGCTTGTATCTCTATTTATCCTGTTGAGTTGGCAAGGACGCGTATGCAG GCATTTAAGGGAACGCAAAGAGGTGTGAAACTTCCTGGCGTTTGGAAGACGTTAGTTGACGCTGTGAATCCAGTCAAAGGTTCTTCAAGTAATGGACAAAACTACAGGATGTTGTGGACTGGTCTTGGTGCTCAACTTGCTAGGGATGTTCCCTTCTCTGCTATCTGCTGGTCGATACTTGAGCCT ACACGGAGAAGCATTCTCTCTTTCGTGGGTGAAGAACCAAGGGCGGGGAGTATAATAGGAGCAAACTTCACTGCTGGTTTTGTTGCTGGTGCGGTTGCTGGTGCTGCTACTTGCCCACTTGATGTTGCAAAGACTCGGCGTCAAATAGAG AAGGATAGAGATAGAGCTATGAAAATGACCACAAGACAAACCTTGGCTGAGATTTGGAG GGATGGAGGAATGAGAGGGATGTTTAGTGGAGCAGGGGCTAGAGTTGGAAGGGCAGGACCATCTGTAGCCATTGTGGTTTCCTTTTACGAAGTGGTCAAGTACGGACTCCACCACTTTCACCAACAGTAG
- the LOC103866481 gene encoding ethylene-responsive transcription factor CRF5, whose translation MKSRERNVKYTVHRKLTSLSPKVVKITVTDPCATDSSSDEENDDRFVSPAKRVKRYVEVIRFCDAAKRKKPTNKAAEPVKYRGVRRRPWGKYAAEIRDPSKRARVWLGTFDTAEEAAIGYDKAAIRIKGRHALTNILTPPSSPPAIDLETVSRCDDSAVEESQSSSIMRSPTSVLRFSAGPINLSSAHQEAPAGLASPDPFFLPPELFPARDCFWDSEIAPDPLFLDEFQLLPNSSTVSKLSESFPLGVIGDLSSCSWDVDEFFKDHLF comes from the coding sequence ATGAAAAGCCGGGAGAGAAATGTTAAGTACACGGTTCACCGGAAGCTTACATCACTCAGCCCAAAGGTTGTGAAAATCACAGTGACCGATCCATGCGCTACCGATTCCTCCAGCGACGAAGAAAACGACGACAGGTTCGTGTCTCCCGCCAAGAGAGTGAAACGTTACGTGGAAGTAATCAGGTTCTGCGACGCTGCAAAACGCAAGAAACCGACGAACAAGGCGGCGGAGCCAGTCAAGTACAGAGGAGTGAGACGGCGGCCGTGGGGGAAGTACGCGGCGGAGATTCGCGATCCTTCGAAACGCGCTCGAGTCTGGCTCGGAACGTTTGACACGGCGGAGGAAGCTGCCATCGGTTACGACAAGGCCGCGATTCGGATCAAAGGACGTCACGCTTTGACGAATATTCTCACTCCTCCGTCAAGTCCGCCGGCGATCGACCTCGAAACGGTCTCTCGCTGCGACGACTCGGCGGTGGAGGAGTCTCAGTCTAGTAGCATCATGCGTTCTCCTACTTCTGTTCTCCGTTTTAGCGCAGGGCCCATTAACCTCTCCTCGGCCCATCAAGAAGCTCCGGCGGGTTTGGCCTCGCCCGATCCGTTTTTCTTGCCTCCCGAACTGTTTCCCGCGAGAGACTGTTTCTGGGATTCCGAAATTGCCCCTGATCCTTTGTTTCTAGACGAGTTCCAGTTATTACCGAACAGCAGTACAGTCTCGAAGTTGTCGGAGAGTTTTCCGTTAGGCGTGATCGGGGATTTGAGCTCTTGCTCGTGGGATGTGGATGAGTTTTTCAAGGATCATTTATTCTGA